The Bacillus sp. (in: firmicutes) genome has a window encoding:
- a CDS encoding dipeptide ABC transporter ATP-binding protein produces MTETLLEIKDLKKHFPITGGIFGKTIGHVKAVDGVSFSVKKGETLGIVGESGCGKSTTGRMLMRLIEPTAGEIIFDGKDLMKLSKKDMRATRRDLQMVFQDPFASLNPRHTVEKILEEPLIVHGIGDEKERKKKVRELLEVVGLSSYHAKRYPHQFSGGQRQRIGIARALMTRPKLIIADEPVSALDVSIQSQVLNLMQDLQKEFGLTYIFIAHDLGVVRHISDRVGVMYLGKMVELADSEKLYEKPLHPYTQALLSAVPIPDPEHKRETIVLKGDIPSPANPPKGCAFHARCPFKTEKCEEVVPTFKEVEPGHSVACHLF; encoded by the coding sequence ATGACCGAAACATTGCTTGAAATAAAAGATTTAAAGAAACACTTTCCGATTACTGGAGGCATTTTTGGAAAAACAATCGGACACGTAAAAGCGGTTGATGGTGTTTCGTTTTCCGTCAAAAAAGGGGAAACACTTGGAATTGTCGGAGAAAGTGGGTGTGGGAAATCAACGACCGGGCGCATGCTGATGCGCTTAATTGAACCGACAGCCGGTGAGATTATTTTTGACGGAAAAGATTTAATGAAGCTATCCAAAAAAGACATGCGAGCAACCCGTCGCGATTTGCAAATGGTGTTTCAAGACCCGTTTGCCTCATTAAATCCGCGGCATACGGTGGAAAAAATTTTAGAAGAACCGCTCATCGTTCACGGAATAGGGGACGAAAAGGAGCGGAAGAAAAAAGTTCGAGAGCTACTCGAAGTTGTTGGATTAAGTAGTTACCATGCCAAGCGTTATCCGCATCAATTCAGTGGTGGACAAAGACAACGGATTGGGATTGCGCGAGCGTTGATGACAAGACCGAAGCTGATCATTGCCGACGAGCCCGTATCAGCACTGGATGTATCCATTCAGTCGCAAGTGCTGAACTTAATGCAAGATTTACAAAAAGAGTTTGGCTTAACGTACATTTTTATTGCCCATGATTTAGGGGTTGTAAGACATATTAGCGATCGGGTTGGCGTCATGTATTTAGGGAAAATGGTCGAGCTTGCCGATAGTGAGAAGTTATATGAAAAACCGTTACATCCTTATACGCAAGCTCTTTTATCCGCTGTGCCAATCCCAGATCCAGAACATAAACGCGAAACGATTGTGTTAAAAGGGGACATTCCGAGTCCGGCGAACCCGCCTAAAGGATGTGCCTTCCATGCGCGCTGTCCGTTTAAAACGGAAAAGTGTGAGGAGGTCGTTCCAACTTTTAAAGAAGTAGAACCAGGGCATTCTGTTGCTTGCCATCTCTTTTAG
- a CDS encoding ABC transporter substrate-binding protein: MKRKHSLFAILLIFILSIGLVGCNSDSASNDSNDSTSNNDGDKQEKQVLVFGRGGDSVGLDPITVTDGESFKVTKNIFETLVEFGPQDTEVNPGLAEDWEISDDGLTYTFFLRQGVKFHDGTDFNADAVVYNFERWMNGTKDKFYYYASMFGGFKGDEGHVIEEVKAVDEYTVEFKLKRPQAPFLKNLAMSPFGIASPAALEEYGEKFTENPVGTGPFKFVEWKRNDKIVLEKNENYWKEGYPKLDGIIFKSIPENSARLNALMTGEIDLADGINPTDVPQIESNPNLQLFKRPSMNVGYLGFTATRKPFDNPLVRQALNHAIDRQAIIDAFYAGMAEPAKNPMPPVIPGYNDEIEPYEYDLEKAKKLLEEAGYPDGFEMELWAMPVPRPYMPDGQKVAEVIQASFEKIGVKAKIVSFEWATYLEKARNGEADAFLLGWTGDNGDADNFLYVLLDKDNIGSNNYTYYSNDELHDILIQAQTEVDEEKRNELYKKAQEIIREDAPWAPLVHSTPVLAGKANVKGFKPHPTGSDELSEVYFE, from the coding sequence ATGAAACGAAAGCATTCTTTATTTGCTATTCTACTAATCTTCATTTTAAGTATCGGATTAGTAGGATGTAATTCTGACTCAGCTTCCAATGACAGCAACGACTCTACTAGCAACAACGATGGAGACAAGCAAGAAAAGCAAGTGTTAGTATTCGGTCGCGGTGGTGACTCTGTCGGTTTAGACCCAATCACAGTAACAGATGGTGAGTCTTTCAAAGTAACAAAAAACATTTTTGAAACGTTAGTAGAATTTGGACCACAAGACACAGAAGTTAACCCAGGTCTTGCGGAAGACTGGGAAATTTCTGATGATGGTTTAACGTATACGTTCTTCCTTCGTCAAGGCGTCAAGTTCCATGACGGAACAGACTTTAACGCCGATGCGGTAGTGTATAACTTTGAACGTTGGATGAACGGTACGAAAGACAAATTCTATTATTATGCTTCCATGTTTGGTGGCTTTAAAGGCGATGAAGGCCACGTCATCGAAGAAGTAAAAGCGGTGGATGAATACACGGTTGAATTTAAATTAAAACGTCCTCAAGCACCGTTTTTGAAAAACTTAGCGATGAGCCCATTTGGAATCGCCAGCCCAGCTGCACTTGAAGAGTATGGTGAGAAATTTACGGAAAATCCTGTAGGTACAGGTCCATTCAAATTTGTCGAGTGGAAACGTAACGACAAAATCGTATTAGAGAAAAACGAAAACTATTGGAAAGAAGGATATCCGAAGCTAGACGGTATTATCTTCAAGTCAATTCCTGAAAACTCTGCACGCTTAAATGCGTTAATGACTGGTGAAATCGATTTAGCGGACGGAATTAACCCAACAGACGTACCGCAAATCGAATCAAATCCAAATTTACAATTATTTAAGCGTCCTTCGATGAACGTTGGTTACTTAGGATTTACAGCAACTCGTAAGCCATTCGATAATCCTTTAGTTCGTCAAGCATTAAACCATGCGATTGACCGTCAAGCGATTATTGACGCGTTCTATGCAGGCATGGCAGAGCCAGCGAAAAACCCTATGCCGCCAGTTATTCCTGGATACAACGACGAGATCGAACCATATGAGTACGACTTAGAAAAAGCGAAGAAGTTACTTGAAGAAGCTGGTTATCCAGATGGCTTTGAAATGGAATTATGGGCAATGCCAGTTCCTCGTCCATACATGCCAGACGGCCAAAAAGTTGCTGAAGTGATTCAAGCAAGCTTTGAAAAAATCGGCGTAAAAGCGAAAATCGTGTCATTTGAGTGGGCTACTTACTTAGAAAAAGCACGTAACGGAGAAGCGGATGCGTTCTTACTAGGTTGGACAGGTGACAACGGAGACGCTGACAACTTCTTATACGTGCTATTAGACAAAGATAACATCGGAAGCAACAACTACACTTATTACAGCAATGATGAATTACATGACATTTTAATCCAAGCTCAAACAGAAGTAGATGAGGAAAAACGTAACGAGCTATACAAAAAAGCGCAAGAAATCATCCGTGAAGATGCACCTTGGGCACCGCTTGTACACTCAACACCTGTTCTTGCTGGTAAAGCGAACGTAAAAGGCTTTAAACCACATCCAACAGGTTCAGACGAGTTATCTGAAGTGTACTTTGAATAA
- a CDS encoding ABC transporter ATP-binding protein, producing MGERLLSVEGLRTSFFTDDGEIPAVDNVDFYVNEGEILGIVGESGCGKSVTSLSIMGLVPHPPGKVVGGKILFKGEDLTKASERRMRQIRGNEIAMIFQEPMTSLNPLFTIGDQLVEAIRIHKKWSKQKARERAIEMMKHVGLPRAEELMNEYPHQLSGGMRQRVMIAMAMVCEPKLLIADEPTTALDVTIQAQILQLMKKLNEESNTAVIMITHDLGVVAEICDRVVVMYSGKVVEEGDVKTIFKNPQHPYTKGLIQSVPDMRFKQQRLYSIPGNVPKPGSIKNGCRFAPRCEQAFDRCFEENPELYTTESGHRTRCFLHDKAGVTV from the coding sequence ATGGGAGAACGACTATTGTCCGTTGAAGGATTGCGAACCTCATTTTTTACCGATGATGGGGAGATTCCAGCAGTAGACAATGTAGATTTTTACGTCAACGAAGGGGAGATTCTCGGAATCGTTGGGGAATCTGGATGTGGAAAAAGCGTAACGTCCCTTTCCATTATGGGGTTAGTTCCGCATCCACCCGGGAAAGTGGTCGGAGGAAAAATTTTATTTAAAGGAGAGGATTTAACGAAGGCCTCGGAACGAAGGATGCGGCAAATTCGCGGAAATGAAATCGCGATGATTTTCCAAGAGCCAATGACATCGTTAAATCCATTATTTACGATTGGTGACCAATTAGTCGAGGCTATTCGCATACATAAAAAATGGAGTAAACAAAAAGCGCGAGAACGTGCGATAGAAATGATGAAACACGTGGGTCTTCCACGGGCGGAAGAGTTGATGAACGAATATCCCCACCAATTATCAGGGGGAATGAGGCAACGCGTCATGATTGCGATGGCGATGGTGTGTGAGCCAAAGTTACTCATTGCCGATGAGCCAACCACCGCCCTTGACGTCACGATTCAAGCACAAATTTTACAGTTAATGAAAAAGCTGAACGAAGAATCGAATACCGCGGTCATTATGATTACGCATGACTTAGGCGTCGTTGCGGAAATTTGTGATCGTGTCGTCGTCATGTATTCCGGAAAAGTAGTCGAAGAAGGCGATGTGAAAACGATTTTTAAAAATCCACAACACCCGTACACAAAAGGGTTAATTCAATCGGTTCCGGATATGCGTTTTAAACAACAACGATTATATTCGATTCCTGGAAATGTACCGAAACCTGGTTCCATTAAAAACGGCTGTCGTTTTGCTCCCCGTTGTGAGCAAGCGTTTGATCGCTGTTTTGAGGAAAATCCTGAACTATATACAACCGAGTCGGGACACCGTACTCGTTGTTTTCTCCATGATAAGGCAGGTGTCACCGTATGA